A region from the Serinibacter arcticus genome encodes:
- a CDS encoding DUF3000 domain-containing protein: MDSTQMPPEFTAALLSLRGHTWRPEVHLDEVPPPTRIAPWAAALTAEINPTTDPDDMLANGRFVVLHDPEGQDAWNGTFRVVVLIRAQLEHELGADPMLGEVGWTWLTDSLREAGAEHHSLSGTVTRVLSETFGGLEVRGQEVEIEIRASWTPTTPRMGEHLRAWVAATAWAGGLPPLPENVTALTPRRPRS; encoded by the coding sequence ATGGACTCGACCCAGATGCCGCCGGAGTTCACCGCGGCGCTCCTCAGCCTGCGTGGGCACACGTGGCGCCCCGAGGTGCACCTCGACGAGGTGCCTCCGCCCACGCGCATCGCGCCGTGGGCTGCCGCGCTGACCGCCGAGATCAACCCGACGACCGACCCCGACGACATGCTCGCCAACGGTCGATTCGTCGTCCTGCACGACCCCGAGGGCCAGGACGCATGGAACGGCACGTTCCGCGTCGTGGTGCTGATCCGCGCCCAGCTCGAGCACGAGCTCGGCGCGGACCCCATGCTCGGCGAGGTCGGCTGGACCTGGCTGACGGACTCGTTGCGGGAGGCCGGCGCCGAGCACCACTCGCTGTCGGGCACGGTCACCCGTGTCCTGTCGGAGACCTTCGGGGGGCTCGAGGTCCGCGGCCAGGAGGTCGAGATCGAGATCCGCGCCTCCTGGACCCCGACCACCCCGCGGATGGGCGAGCACCTGCGCGCCTGGGTGGCAGCGACCGCCTGGGCCGGCGGACTCCCCCCGCTGCCCGAGAACGTGACGGCGCTCACCCCGCGCCGCCCGAGGAGCTGA
- a CDS encoding HRDC domain-containing protein has translation MPLVEPRDGVPEILTTTEGLADYAAALAAGSGPVAVDAERASGFRYGQAAYLVQIRREGAGTALIDPVELPDLSPVREALRGVEWVLHAANQDLACLAEVGLAPDALFDTELAGRLLGRDRVGLGPIVAAELGLSLAKEHSAADWSTRPLPREWLRYAALDVEVLVELRDRLAADLVRQGKDEWARQEFEAVRLAPPPAPRVDPWRRTTGIPTVRDPRRLAVVREMWNERDASARARDTAPGRVLPDRAIIAAAVALPTTRAALAELPEFSGKGTRRRLDRWWGAIARVLEMPESALPPRRGPSTDTMPAPRGWADRHPEAAERLRAVRATMRLLSIDLGTPQENLLSPDLQRRLAWDPPAPRVDTVTARLLDGGARPWQAAVTAPVLAGALSDPRAVPDVPEPSRR, from the coding sequence GTGCCGCTGGTCGAGCCCAGGGACGGCGTGCCGGAGATCCTCACCACCACCGAGGGCCTGGCCGACTACGCCGCCGCCCTCGCCGCCGGTTCCGGCCCGGTCGCCGTCGACGCCGAGCGCGCGTCCGGCTTCCGCTACGGCCAGGCCGCCTACCTCGTCCAGATCCGCCGCGAGGGCGCGGGCACCGCGCTCATCGACCCGGTCGAGCTGCCCGACCTCTCCCCCGTGCGCGAGGCGCTGCGCGGGGTCGAGTGGGTCCTGCACGCCGCCAACCAGGACCTCGCCTGCCTCGCCGAGGTGGGCCTCGCGCCCGACGCGCTGTTCGACACCGAGCTCGCGGGGCGGCTGCTGGGTCGCGACCGCGTCGGCCTCGGGCCGATCGTCGCCGCCGAGCTCGGCCTCAGCCTCGCCAAGGAGCACTCCGCCGCCGACTGGTCGACCCGTCCGCTGCCGCGCGAGTGGCTCCGGTACGCCGCGCTCGACGTCGAGGTGCTCGTCGAGCTGCGCGACCGGCTGGCCGCCGACCTCGTGCGCCAGGGCAAGGACGAGTGGGCGAGGCAGGAGTTCGAGGCGGTCCGCCTCGCCCCGCCGCCCGCGCCCCGCGTCGACCCCTGGCGCCGCACCACCGGCATCCCGACCGTGCGCGACCCGCGCCGTCTCGCCGTCGTGCGAGAGATGTGGAACGAGCGGGACGCGAGTGCCCGGGCCAGGGACACCGCGCCCGGCCGGGTGCTGCCCGACCGCGCGATCATCGCGGCCGCCGTCGCCCTCCCGACGACGCGCGCCGCGCTCGCCGAGCTGCCGGAGTTCAGCGGCAAGGGCACGCGCCGGCGTCTCGACCGGTGGTGGGGCGCGATCGCCCGCGTCCTGGAGATGCCCGAGTCGGCACTGCCGCCGCGCCGCGGTCCCAGCACCGACACGATGCCGGCGCCGCGCGGCTGGGCCGACCGTCACCCCGAGGCCGCCGAGCGGCTCCGGGCCGTGCGCGCCACGATGCGGCTGCTCTCGATCGACCTCGGCACGCCGCAGGAGAACCTGCTCTCCCCCGACCTCCAGCGGCGTCTCGCGTGGGACCCGCCGGCGCCGCGCGTCGACACCGTCACGGCCCGGCTGCTCGACGGCGGGGCACGGCCCTGGCAGGCGGCCGTCACCGCCCCCGTGCTGGCGGGCGCGCTGAGCGACCCGCGCGCCGTCCCCGACGTGCCGGAGCCCTCGCGACGCTGA